The following coding sequences lie in one Streptomyces xiamenensis genomic window:
- a CDS encoding biotin--[acetyl-CoA-carboxylase] ligase, translating into MTPPPGRWSDLDRPPLNARALRTALVRPGSLWTGLTVVESTGSTNADLAAAAASGDAAPGTVRVAEEQVRGRGRLDRQWSAPARSGLFCSVLLAPGPEVPAERWGWLPLLAGVAAVTALTPVTEVATALKWPNDLLVPVDGEERKLGGILAERVTLADGTPAVVLGMGINVSLRAEELPVPTAGSLLLAGAATTDRDPLLRAVLRSLAEWYGRWTVAGGDASAGGLLPAYAACCATLGRNVRALLPGGAEVRGEAVAVDGTGRLVIADAEGVQRPVDAADIVHLR; encoded by the coding sequence ATGACCCCTCCCCCCGGCCGCTGGTCCGACCTCGACCGCCCGCCGCTGAACGCCCGGGCCCTGCGCACCGCCCTGGTGCGGCCCGGCAGTCTGTGGACCGGCCTCACGGTCGTCGAGTCCACCGGTTCCACCAACGCCGACCTGGCCGCCGCCGCGGCCTCCGGCGACGCCGCGCCCGGCACCGTACGGGTGGCGGAGGAGCAGGTGCGCGGGCGCGGCCGGCTGGACCGGCAGTGGAGTGCCCCGGCCCGCTCCGGCCTGTTCTGCTCCGTGCTGCTCGCCCCCGGCCCCGAGGTGCCCGCCGAGCGCTGGGGCTGGCTGCCGCTGCTGGCCGGTGTCGCCGCCGTCACCGCGCTCACCCCGGTCACCGAGGTCGCCACCGCGCTGAAATGGCCCAACGATCTGCTGGTGCCGGTGGACGGGGAGGAGCGCAAGCTCGGCGGCATCCTCGCCGAACGGGTGACCCTGGCCGACGGCACACCGGCCGTCGTCCTGGGCATGGGGATCAATGTGTCGCTGCGCGCCGAGGAACTGCCGGTGCCCACCGCCGGTTCGCTGCTGCTGGCCGGGGCGGCCACCACGGATCGCGATCCCCTGCTGCGCGCCGTCCTGCGCTCCCTGGCCGAGTGGTACGGCCGCTGGACGGTGGCGGGCGGGGACGCGAGCGCCGGCGGACTGCTCCCGGCGTACGCGGCCTGCTGCGCGACCCTCGGCCGCAACGTGCGCGCCCTGCTGCCGGGTGGCGCCGAGGTACGCGGCGAGGCCGTGGCGGTGGACGGCACCGGCCGGCTGGTGATCGCCGACGCCGAGGGCGTACAGCGCCCGGTGGACGCGGCCGACATCGTGCACCTGCGGTGA
- a CDS encoding adenylate/guanylate cyclase domain-containing protein: protein MAVADAEGTPPDETGDDTIALRIEQLIIGSERQYTPFQAARAAGVSLDLGTRFWRAMGFPDVGQAKVLTEADVLALRRLGGLVEAGLLSEPMAIQVARSTGQTTARLADWQIDSFLEGLIEPPEPGMTRTEVAYPLVELLLPELEEFLVYVWRRQLAAATGRVVQAQDDAEMVDRRLAVGFADLVGFTRLTRRLEEEELGELVEAFETTAADQVAAQGGRLIKTLGDEVLFAADDAGTAADIGLRLVETLGDDPMMPELRVGIAFGTVTTRMGDVFGNTVNLASRLTSIAPKDMVLVDGALRDELTSAGLAPESEKAAGGRDGRGYRFALQPLYQRPVRGLGIVEPWLLSRRGGE from the coding sequence GTGGCCGTGGCTGATGCGGAGGGAACCCCGCCCGATGAGACCGGTGACGATACCATCGCGCTGCGCATCGAACAGCTGATCATCGGGTCCGAACGGCAGTACACCCCCTTCCAGGCGGCGCGCGCCGCCGGCGTCTCGCTCGACCTGGGCACCCGCTTCTGGCGGGCGATGGGCTTCCCCGACGTGGGACAGGCGAAGGTCCTCACCGAGGCGGACGTGCTCGCGCTGCGGCGCCTGGGCGGTCTGGTCGAGGCGGGGCTGCTGAGCGAGCCGATGGCGATCCAGGTGGCGCGGTCCACCGGGCAGACCACGGCGCGGCTGGCGGACTGGCAGATCGACTCCTTCCTGGAGGGCCTGATCGAGCCCCCCGAGCCGGGCATGACCCGCACCGAGGTGGCGTACCCGCTGGTGGAGCTGCTGCTGCCGGAGCTCGAAGAGTTCCTGGTGTACGTGTGGCGGCGACAGCTGGCGGCGGCCACCGGGCGGGTGGTGCAGGCCCAGGACGACGCGGAGATGGTGGACCGGCGGCTCGCGGTGGGCTTCGCGGACCTGGTGGGCTTCACCCGGCTGACCCGGCGCCTGGAGGAAGAGGAACTCGGCGAACTGGTGGAGGCCTTCGAGACCACCGCCGCCGACCAGGTCGCCGCCCAGGGCGGGCGGCTGATCAAGACGCTGGGCGACGAGGTGCTGTTCGCGGCGGACGACGCGGGCACCGCCGCCGACATCGGCCTGCGGCTGGTGGAGACCCTGGGCGATGACCCGATGATGCCGGAGCTGCGGGTGGGAATCGCGTTCGGCACGGTCACGACCCGGATGGGCGATGTCTTCGGCAACACCGTGAACCTGGCGAGCCGGCTCACCTCGATAGCGCCGAAGGACATGGTGCTGGTGGACGGCGCGCTGCGCGACGAACTCACCTCGGCCGGTCTGGCTCCGGAGTCGGAGAAGGCGGCCGGCGGGCGGGACGGGCGCGGGTACCGGTTCGCGCTCCAGCCGCTGTACCAGCGGCCCGTGCGCGGTCTGGGGATAGTGGAACCGTGGCTGTTGTCGAGAAGGGGCGGGGAGTGA
- a CDS encoding enoyl-CoA hydratase/isomerase family protein produces MSTSEERFGEWVAVRRDADSGVAELVLDRVPAMNAVSSAMARGIAEACAALAAAPAREVRAVVLSSTHERAFCVGADLKERNGFTDADLGRQRPVARAAYGGVLNLPMPVIAAVHGYALGGGFELALSCDVIVADPTAVVGLPEVTVGVIPGGGGTQLLPRRVGAARAAELIFTGRRVAADEALALGLIDVAAERGEDRTRALELAAGIAANSPVGLRAAKRALRTGHGLDLATGLEVEDAAWRTVAFSADRAEGVAAFNAKRRPAWPGE; encoded by the coding sequence GTGAGCACGAGCGAGGAACGCTTCGGGGAGTGGGTCGCCGTCCGGCGGGACGCGGACAGCGGGGTGGCGGAGCTGGTCCTGGACCGGGTGCCGGCGATGAACGCCGTCTCCTCGGCCATGGCGCGCGGCATCGCCGAGGCGTGCGCCGCCCTGGCGGCGGCACCGGCCCGGGAGGTACGGGCGGTGGTGCTCAGCTCGACGCACGAGCGGGCGTTCTGCGTCGGCGCGGACCTCAAGGAGCGCAACGGCTTCACCGACGCCGACCTCGGCCGGCAGCGGCCGGTGGCGCGGGCGGCGTACGGCGGGGTGCTGAACCTCCCGATGCCGGTGATCGCGGCCGTGCACGGCTACGCCCTGGGCGGCGGCTTCGAACTGGCCCTGTCCTGCGACGTGATCGTGGCCGACCCGACGGCGGTGGTCGGGCTGCCGGAGGTGACGGTCGGCGTGATCCCCGGCGGCGGCGGCACCCAGCTGCTGCCGCGCAGGGTGGGCGCGGCCCGGGCGGCCGAACTGATCTTCACCGGCCGCCGGGTGGCGGCGGACGAGGCGCTGGCCCTGGGCCTGATCGACGTGGCGGCGGAGCGCGGCGAGGACCGTACCCGGGCGCTGGAGCTGGCGGCGGGCATCGCGGCCAACTCGCCGGTGGGCCTGCGCGCGGCCAAGCGCGCCCTGCGCACCGGGCACGGCCTCGACCTCGCCACCGGCCTGGAGGTGGAGGACGCGGCCTGGCGCACGGTGGCCTTCTCCGCCGACCGGGCCGAGGGCGTGGCGGCCTTCAACGCCAAGCGCCGCCCCGCCTGGCCGGGGGAGTAG
- a CDS encoding GGDEF domain-containing protein — translation MEASGVRAVAALVAGMAQATRLPEVARAAAEGARLALDGSFAALSVWERERGRLRVLVNTGRLVAGEEEYPADESYAVHDFPEIALSSPREPRAWVERADGPRRGSALRRQGRGCCVAAPLVLADRAWGELYVARDMGAPVFSPSDAEFAAVLASVTATGLAQYERLERVRRLAFTDPLTGLGNRRAVDERLARAVAAHRATGEPLVLVVCDVNGLKQVNDTYGHAAGDRLLERFGRLLSLCAAAFPGALAARLGGDEFALVVTGHPDAEVERAVAGMCRGAADLALGEGVACGIAGTGEGIGPPPTARRLFRLADAAQYRAKAAHAPGPVVAGRGEEGRAALRMADAPPPAAPGEPERRSFRGRE, via the coding sequence ATGGAGGCTTCCGGGGTGCGGGCCGTCGCGGCGCTGGTCGCCGGGATGGCCCAGGCGACGCGGCTGCCCGAGGTCGCGCGGGCGGCGGCCGAGGGCGCCAGGCTGGCGCTGGACGGGTCGTTCGCCGCGCTGTCCGTGTGGGAGCGCGAGCGCGGCCGGCTGCGGGTGCTGGTCAACACCGGGCGGCTGGTGGCCGGCGAGGAGGAGTACCCGGCCGACGAGTCCTACGCCGTCCACGACTTCCCGGAGATCGCGCTGTCCTCGCCGCGCGAACCGCGGGCCTGGGTGGAGCGGGCGGACGGCCCCCGGCGCGGGTCCGCGCTGCGCCGCCAGGGACGGGGCTGCTGCGTGGCCGCGCCCCTCGTGCTGGCCGACCGGGCGTGGGGCGAGCTGTACGTGGCGCGGGACATGGGCGCCCCCGTCTTCTCGCCCTCGGACGCCGAGTTCGCGGCGGTCCTCGCATCCGTCACGGCCACCGGCCTGGCCCAGTACGAGCGTCTGGAGCGGGTGCGGCGGCTGGCGTTCACCGATCCGCTGACCGGTCTCGGCAACCGCCGCGCGGTGGACGAGCGGCTGGCGCGGGCGGTGGCCGCGCACCGGGCGACGGGAGAGCCGCTGGTGCTGGTGGTGTGCGACGTCAACGGTCTCAAGCAGGTGAACGACACCTACGGGCACGCCGCCGGGGACCGGCTGCTGGAACGGTTCGGCCGGCTGCTGTCGCTGTGCGCCGCGGCCTTCCCCGGGGCGCTGGCGGCCCGGCTCGGCGGCGATGAGTTCGCGCTCGTCGTCACCGGGCATCCGGACGCCGAGGTGGAGCGCGCGGTGGCCGGGATGTGCCGCGGTGCCGCGGATCTCGCGCTGGGGGAGGGGGTGGCCTGCGGGATCGCGGGCACGGGCGAGGGCATCGGGCCGCCCCCGACCGCGCGCCGGCTGTTCCGGCTGGCGGACGCCGCCCAGTACCGGGCCAAGGCCGCGCACGCGCCGGGCCCCGTGGTGGCGGGCCGGGGCGAGGAGGGCCGGGCGGCGCTGCGGATGGCCGACGCCCCGCCGCCGGCCGCGCCCGGGGAACCGGAACGCCGCAGCTTCCGGGGCCGGGAGTGA
- the hutH gene encoding histidine ammonia-lyase has translation MAMHPIVVDPSGTTPADVLAVARHDARVELSTATRTAMAAARAAVEDLAARPEPVYGVSTGFGALAVRHISPELRARLQRNIVRSHAAGMGPRVEREVVRALMFLRLKTLASGHTGVRPEVAETMAAVLNVGITPLVHEYGSLGCSGDLAPLSHCALTLIGEGEAEGPDGRVRPAADLLAEHGITPLALREKEGLALLNGTDGMLGMLLMACADLAALFTAADITAALTLEALLGTDRVLAPELHAIRPHPGQAVSAANMARVLAGSGLTGHHQDDAPRVQDAYSVRCAPQVNGAGRDTLAHARQVAERELAAAVDNPVVVPAAGGRPARVESNGNFHGAPLGYVLDFLAIAVADLASITERRTDRLLDKNRSHGLPPFLAGDAGVDSGLMIAQYTQAALVSELKRLAVPSSVDSIPSSAMQEDHVSMGWSAARKLRTAVAGLTRVIAVELCAATRALELREGLAAQGLRPGPAARAVVDAVRAAGVGGAGEDRYLAPDLAAAEAFVRDGALVSAAETVAGPLG, from the coding sequence ATGGCTATGCATCCCATCGTGGTCGACCCCTCGGGCACCACCCCCGCCGACGTCCTCGCCGTCGCCCGGCACGACGCCCGCGTCGAACTGTCCACCGCCACCCGTACCGCGATGGCCGCCGCCCGCGCCGCCGTGGAGGACCTCGCGGCCCGCCCCGAGCCGGTCTACGGCGTCTCCACCGGCTTCGGCGCCCTCGCCGTACGCCACATCAGCCCCGAGCTGCGCGCCCGCCTCCAGCGCAACATCGTCCGCTCGCACGCCGCCGGCATGGGCCCGCGGGTGGAGCGCGAGGTCGTCCGGGCGCTGATGTTCCTGCGGCTGAAGACCCTGGCCTCCGGCCACACCGGGGTGCGGCCCGAGGTCGCCGAGACCATGGCCGCGGTGCTGAACGTCGGCATCACCCCCCTCGTCCACGAGTACGGTTCGCTCGGCTGCTCCGGCGATCTGGCGCCCCTGTCGCACTGCGCGCTCACCCTCATCGGGGAGGGCGAGGCCGAAGGGCCAGACGGCCGGGTCCGCCCCGCCGCCGACCTCCTCGCCGAGCACGGCATCACCCCGCTCGCCCTGCGCGAGAAGGAAGGGCTCGCGCTGCTGAACGGCACCGACGGCATGCTCGGCATGCTGCTGATGGCCTGCGCCGACCTCGCCGCGCTGTTCACCGCAGCCGACATCACCGCGGCCCTCACCCTGGAAGCGCTGCTGGGCACCGACCGGGTGCTCGCCCCCGAACTGCACGCGATCCGCCCGCACCCCGGCCAGGCCGTCAGCGCCGCCAACATGGCGCGCGTGCTGGCCGGCTCGGGACTGACCGGACACCACCAGGACGACGCCCCGCGTGTGCAGGACGCGTACTCCGTGCGCTGCGCCCCGCAGGTCAACGGCGCGGGCCGGGACACCCTCGCGCACGCCCGGCAGGTCGCCGAGCGCGAACTGGCCGCCGCTGTCGACAATCCGGTGGTCGTACCGGCGGCCGGTGGCCGTCCGGCCCGCGTCGAGTCCAACGGCAACTTCCACGGCGCCCCGCTCGGCTACGTGCTGGACTTCCTCGCCATCGCCGTCGCCGATCTCGCCTCCATCACCGAACGCCGCACCGACCGGCTGCTGGACAAGAACCGCTCCCACGGCCTGCCGCCCTTCCTGGCCGGCGACGCCGGGGTGGACTCCGGGCTGATGATCGCCCAGTACACGCAGGCGGCCCTGGTCAGCGAACTGAAGCGGCTCGCCGTCCCCTCCTCGGTGGACTCGATCCCGTCCTCCGCGATGCAGGAGGACCACGTCTCCATGGGCTGGTCGGCGGCGCGCAAGCTGCGCACGGCGGTGGCCGGGCTCACCCGCGTGATCGCGGTGGAGCTGTGCGCGGCCACCCGCGCCCTGGAACTGCGCGAAGGGCTGGCCGCGCAGGGGCTGCGCCCCGGGCCCGCCGCCCGCGCCGTCGTCGACGCGGTACGGGCGGCCGGAGTGGGCGGGGCCGGGGAGGACCGCTACCTGGCGCCCGACCTGGCGGCGGCCGAGGCGTTCGTGCGGGACGGCGCCCTGGTGAGCGCCGCCGAGACGGTGGCCGGACCGCTGGGCTGA
- a CDS encoding L,D-transpeptidase, whose protein sequence is MEWLTMKDGMRRRGAAGVAVLLSGMLTLGACSLSGGSGDSDAKGADPTASQSASDAAQAADTSAAQISITPGDMADNVAITDGVSVSVTDGTLDTVTMKATDSGTEVAGTISADGTGWTPDGQLSRATRYELAVRASDSEGRQAHQNATFTTISPDNSFIGNFTPEDGSTVGVGMPVSLNFDKEITNKAAVERAVEINTSSGQDVVGHWFGDKRLDFRPQNYWEAGTHVTVTLDFNGLEAAPGITGVQDRTFSFDVGRSQISTVDAATHQMTVVRDGRTLKTVPISSGSDENPTYNGAMVISEKYDETRMNGATVGFTDSDGKGEYDIPDVPHAMRLSNSGTFIHGNYWSSTDIFGTTNTSHGCVGLADAQGADDPGTDGAWFYEQSLLGDVVVVVNSPDQTIQPDNGLNGWNMDWNQWVAGSAL, encoded by the coding sequence ATGGAGTGGCTGACGATGAAGGACGGCATGCGGCGCAGGGGCGCCGCCGGTGTGGCGGTGCTGCTGTCCGGAATGCTCACGCTGGGGGCCTGCAGCCTCAGCGGTGGCAGTGGGGACAGCGACGCCAAGGGCGCCGATCCGACGGCCTCGCAGAGCGCCTCCGACGCGGCGCAGGCCGCCGACACCTCCGCGGCACAGATCTCCATCACCCCGGGTGACATGGCGGACAACGTCGCCATCACGGACGGTGTATCCGTCAGTGTGACGGACGGCACGCTCGACACCGTCACCATGAAGGCCACCGACAGCGGCACCGAGGTGGCCGGCACCATATCCGCCGACGGCACCGGCTGGACCCCGGACGGGCAGCTCTCGCGGGCCACCCGCTACGAGCTGGCCGTCCGGGCCAGCGACAGCGAGGGCCGCCAGGCCCACCAGAACGCCACCTTCACCACGATCTCCCCGGACAACAGCTTCATCGGGAACTTCACCCCCGAGGACGGCTCCACGGTGGGCGTCGGCATGCCCGTCTCGCTGAACTTCGACAAGGAGATCACCAACAAGGCGGCCGTCGAGCGGGCCGTGGAGATCAACACCAGCAGCGGCCAGGACGTGGTCGGCCACTGGTTCGGCGACAAGCGCCTGGACTTCCGCCCCCAGAACTACTGGGAGGCCGGCACGCACGTCACCGTGACCCTGGACTTCAACGGCCTGGAGGCCGCCCCGGGCATCACCGGCGTCCAGGACCGCACGTTCAGCTTCGACGTCGGCCGCTCGCAGATCAGCACGGTGGACGCCGCGACCCACCAGATGACGGTCGTGCGCGACGGCAGGACCCTCAAGACGGTGCCGATCTCCTCGGGCAGCGACGAGAACCCCACCTACAACGGCGCGATGGTGATCTCCGAGAAGTACGACGAGACCCGCATGAACGGCGCCACCGTCGGCTTCACCGACAGCGACGGCAAGGGTGAGTACGACATCCCCGACGTGCCGCACGCCATGCGCCTGTCGAACTCCGGCACCTTCATCCACGGCAACTACTGGAGCTCCACCGACATCTTCGGCACCACCAACACCAGCCACGGCTGCGTCGGCCTCGCGGACGCCCAGGGCGCCGACGACCCCGGCACCGACGGCGCCTGGTTCTACGAGCAGTCCCTGCTGGGCGACGTGGTCGTCGTGGTCAACTCCCCCGACCAGACCATCCAGCCCGACAACGGCCTCAACGGCTGGAACATGGACTGGAACCAGTGGGTGGCCGGATCCGCCCTCTAA
- a CDS encoding helix-turn-helix domain-containing protein, translating to MTSDPYQPAREPLLRHLIGDVLRRERQAQERTLKDVADAARISMPYLSELERGRKEASSEVLAAAAGALGLTLADLLALAHRELAGPPRIASVTSLTSRRNIHAHRNGEALLLAA from the coding sequence ATGACCAGCGACCCGTATCAACCGGCCCGCGAGCCCCTGCTGCGGCATCTGATCGGTGATGTGCTGCGCCGGGAGCGGCAGGCACAGGAACGCACCCTCAAGGACGTGGCCGACGCCGCCCGGATCTCCATGCCGTACCTCTCCGAGCTGGAACGCGGCCGCAAGGAAGCCTCCTCCGAGGTGCTCGCGGCCGCCGCGGGCGCGCTCGGCCTCACTCTCGCCGACCTCCTCGCCCTGGCCCACCGCGAACTCGCCGGGCCACCACGGATCGCCTCGGTCACCTCACTGACGAGCCGCCGGAACATCCACGCCCACCGCAACGGCGAGGCGCTGCTCCTGGCCGCCTGA
- a CDS encoding ClpP family protease — protein MGQYTIPTVVERTPNGERAYDVYSRLLSERVIFLGTEIDDGVANVVIAQLFHLEAEAPEQEISLYINSPGGSFTSLMAIYDTMSFVTAPVSTFCVGQAASTAAVLLAGGEPGRRVVLEHARVLLGQPASGGRQGMISDLSLEAKEMLRVRSQVEEVLARHTGHDVAALRADMDRDRVFTAGEAVAYGLADQVLSRRAVPPMSLST, from the coding sequence ATGGGCCAGTACACGATTCCGACCGTCGTCGAGCGCACTCCGAACGGGGAGCGGGCGTACGACGTCTACAGCCGGCTGCTGTCCGAGCGGGTCATCTTCCTGGGTACCGAGATCGACGACGGCGTCGCCAACGTCGTCATCGCGCAGCTGTTCCATCTGGAGGCGGAGGCCCCGGAGCAGGAGATCTCGCTGTACATCAACTCGCCCGGCGGCTCGTTCACTTCGCTGATGGCCATTTACGACACCATGAGCTTCGTGACCGCGCCGGTCTCCACGTTCTGCGTGGGGCAGGCCGCGTCCACGGCGGCCGTGCTGCTGGCCGGCGGGGAGCCGGGGCGGCGGGTGGTGCTGGAGCACGCGCGGGTACTGCTGGGGCAGCCGGCCAGCGGCGGGCGGCAGGGGATGATCTCCGATCTGAGCCTGGAGGCCAAGGAGATGCTGCGGGTCCGCTCCCAGGTGGAGGAGGTGCTGGCCCGCCACACCGGGCACGACGTGGCGGCCCTGCGGGCGGACATGGACCGTGACCGGGTGTTCACGGCGGGCGAGGCCGTGGCGTACGGGCTGGCCGATCAGGTGCTCAGCCGGCGGGCGGTGCCGCCGATGTCGCTGAGCACCTGA
- a CDS encoding ClpP family protease: MVPTTSLAPPRAREGERAPSAFDDRLAAQLLEQRIVMLGTEVDEGSANRVCAQLLVLSAENPRDDILLYIQSPGGSVHAGLAIYDTMRLIPNDVATLAVGFAASMGQVLLSVGAAGKRFALPNARIMMHQPSAGIGGTTADIAIQAEHLEHTKRTMERIIAEHTGQSEETIHRDGDRDRWFTAEQAREYGMVDRVVSSLAEVRPAAASRRAGF; encoded by the coding sequence ATGGTTCCCACCACCTCACTCGCCCCACCACGCGCCCGGGAGGGGGAGCGCGCACCGTCGGCGTTCGACGACCGGCTGGCCGCGCAGTTGCTGGAGCAGCGGATCGTCATGCTGGGCACCGAGGTCGACGAGGGGTCCGCGAACCGGGTGTGCGCGCAGTTGCTCGTGCTGTCGGCGGAGAATCCGCGGGACGACATCCTGCTGTACATCCAATCCCCCGGTGGTTCCGTGCACGCCGGGCTGGCGATCTACGACACCATGCGGCTGATCCCGAACGATGTGGCCACCCTCGCCGTGGGGTTCGCGGCCAGCATGGGGCAGGTGCTGCTGAGTGTCGGGGCGGCCGGGAAGCGGTTCGCGCTGCCGAACGCGCGGATCATGATGCACCAGCCGTCCGCCGGGATCGGCGGGACCACCGCCGACATCGCGATCCAGGCGGAGCACCTGGAGCACACCAAGCGGACGATGGAGCGGATCATCGCCGAGCACACCGGGCAGAGCGAGGAGACGATCCACCGGGACGGGGACCGCGACCGCTGGTTCACCGCCGAACAGGCCAGGGAGTACGGGATGGTGGACCGGGTGGTGTCCTCGCTCGCCGAGGTACGGCCGGCCGCCGCGTCGCGAAGGGCGGGGTTCTGA
- a CDS encoding DUF6228 family protein: MTFSEPIRPFPKEPAVDFLVTACGPGVSVETSVGTWGGDGLDDFFSSLAEDFRGWEGARTWRCLDHALSISAEHHSGGHVHLTWSICDRPWDEGWQFEATTVHAAGEEMRTLAAEIHTFLTSVAP; this comes from the coding sequence ATGACGTTCTCGGAGCCGATACGGCCGTTCCCGAAGGAACCGGCGGTGGACTTCCTCGTCACAGCGTGCGGACCCGGGGTGAGCGTGGAGACGTCGGTGGGGACGTGGGGCGGCGATGGCCTCGACGACTTTTTCTCCTCGCTGGCCGAAGACTTCCGAGGGTGGGAGGGGGCGCGCACGTGGCGCTGCCTGGATCATGCCCTCAGCATCTCCGCCGAGCACCACTCGGGCGGCCATGTCCACCTGACGTGGAGCATCTGCGACCGGCCCTGGGACGAGGGGTGGCAGTTCGAGGCCACCACCGTGCACGCCGCCGGCGAGGAGATGCGGACCCTCGCCGCCGAGATCCACACCTTCCTCACAAGCGTCGCCCCATAA
- the msrA gene encoding peptide-methionine (S)-S-oxide reductase MsrA: MTLNSFKTRLPGPEDALRGRSEPIWPNPGRHTVLETPLAPPYPEHLEVADFALGCFWGAERRFWQTEGVWTTLVGYQGGITPNPTYEEVCSGLTGHTETVRVVFDPSRVSYAELLKVFWESHDPTQGFRQGNDVGTQYRSAIHTHSQAQRDTAEESRAAYQQVLESSGYGAITTEILPAADRPFYVAEEYHQQYLDKNPAGYCGLGGTGLSCPIGVAKAG, from the coding sequence ATGACGCTGAACAGTTTCAAGACCCGTCTCCCGGGCCCCGAGGACGCGCTCCGGGGCCGTTCCGAGCCGATCTGGCCCAACCCGGGACGGCACACCGTCCTGGAGACCCCGCTGGCCCCGCCGTACCCGGAGCACCTGGAGGTGGCGGACTTCGCGCTGGGCTGCTTCTGGGGCGCCGAGCGGCGCTTCTGGCAGACCGAGGGAGTCTGGACGACGCTGGTCGGCTACCAGGGCGGGATCACCCCGAACCCGACGTACGAGGAGGTGTGCAGCGGGCTGACCGGGCACACCGAGACGGTGCGGGTCGTCTTCGACCCGTCGCGGGTCTCGTACGCGGAGCTGCTGAAGGTCTTCTGGGAGTCGCACGACCCGACCCAGGGCTTCCGCCAGGGCAATGACGTGGGCACCCAGTACCGCTCGGCGATCCACACCCACTCACAGGCGCAGCGGGACACGGCCGAGGAGTCACGGGCCGCGTACCAGCAGGTCCTGGAGTCCTCGGGCTACGGCGCGATCACCACCGAGATCCTCCCGGCGGCCGACCGCCCGTTCTACGTGGCGGAGGAGTACCACCAGCAGTACCTGGACAAGAACCCGGCCGGCTACTGCGGCCTGGGCGGCACGGGCCTGTCCTGCCCGATCGGGGTGGCGAAGGCCGGCTGA
- a CDS encoding cystathionine gamma-synthase, with product MNEHVSTRHFETLAIHAGQEPDAATGAVVPPIHQVSTFKQDGVGGLRGGYEYSRSANPTRTALEENLAALEGGRRGLAFASGLAAEDCLLRTLLRPGDHLVIPDDAYGGTFRLIAKVVEKWGVEWSVANTSDPASVREALRPQTKVIWVETPSNPLLGITDIALIADIARGAGARLVVDNTFASPYLQQPLALGADVVVHSTTKYMGGHSDVVGGALVTADEELGDELAFHQNAMGAIAGPFDSWLVLRGIKTLAVRMDRHSANAQRIVEALSAHPKVTQVYYPGLASHPGHETAAKQMRDFGGMVSFRVAGGEEEAVAVCDRTKVFTLGESLGGVESLIEHPGRMTHASVAGSALEVPADLVRLSVGIEAVDDLLEDLRQALG from the coding sequence ATGAATGAGCACGTCAGCACGCGGCATTTCGAGACGCTGGCCATCCACGCGGGGCAGGAGCCGGACGCCGCCACCGGCGCGGTGGTGCCCCCCATCCATCAGGTGTCCACCTTCAAGCAGGACGGGGTGGGCGGCCTGCGCGGCGGCTACGAGTACAGCCGCTCGGCGAACCCGACCCGTACCGCTCTTGAGGAGAACCTCGCGGCGCTGGAGGGCGGCCGGCGCGGCCTCGCCTTCGCCTCCGGTCTTGCCGCCGAGGACTGCCTGCTGCGGACGCTGCTCAGGCCGGGCGACCACCTGGTCATCCCGGACGACGCGTACGGCGGCACCTTCCGGCTGATCGCCAAGGTCGTCGAGAAGTGGGGCGTGGAGTGGTCGGTGGCCAACACCTCCGACCCCGCCTCCGTACGGGAGGCGCTGCGCCCGCAGACCAAGGTGATCTGGGTGGAGACCCCCTCCAACCCGCTGCTGGGCATCACCGACATCGCCCTGATCGCGGACATCGCGCGCGGCGCCGGCGCGCGCCTGGTGGTGGACAACACCTTCGCCAGCCCTTACCTCCAGCAGCCGCTGGCGCTGGGCGCCGACGTGGTCGTGCACTCCACCACCAAGTACATGGGCGGCCACTCGGACGTCGTCGGCGGTGCGCTGGTGACGGCCGACGAGGAACTGGGCGACGAGCTGGCGTTCCATCAGAACGCGATGGGCGCGATCGCCGGGCCGTTCGACTCCTGGCTGGTGCTGCGCGGCATCAAGACGCTGGCGGTGCGGATGGACCGGCACAGCGCGAACGCCCAGCGGATCGTGGAGGCGCTGTCCGCGCACCCGAAGGTCACCCAGGTGTACTACCCGGGTCTGGCCTCGCACCCGGGGCACGAGACGGCGGCCAAGCAGATGCGGGACTTCGGCGGGATGGTGTCCTTCCGGGTCGCGGGCGGCGAGGAGGAGGCGGTGGCGGTGTGCGACCGCACCAAGGTGTTCACCCTCGGTGAGTCGCTGGGCGGCGTGGAGTCGCTGATCGAGCACCCGGGGCGGATGACGCATGCCTCGGTGGCCGGCTCCGCGCTGGAGGTGCCCGCCGATCTGGTGCGTCTCTCGGTGGGGATCGAGGCGGTCGACGACCTGCTGGAGGATCTGCGGCAGGCGCTCGGGTAG